The window TCTGCATTTTGAAAAGCGGACCGCCGATAATTTCCCTTTGAATCCACTCAAATTTGGCTTTTCCATTTCCGATGTTACAAGGCCGACTATCAATCAACTCGGCTTTCAGTTGACTGATGACAAGTCTCTTTTTGATGATGGCAGCCGTAAGCGGTTTATTAAAGTCAAAAATTCACAAAACGGCAAATATACAATAGATTCGATTTTGTTTATGCACCGCCCCTTTGGCGTTCTCATTGACTGTTTCGATAACATGAGAGTCGATGGAATGAAACAAGCCGTCTACTCAATCAAGCTATCCGTCGACGAAACAATCATTTACGAATCCATCTTTGATACGCTCGATTTTGACATCGGACAATCTGTGAAGCATGAATACGATTATGTCGAAGCCGTGTCTGACAAGCCGACAGTCCGGACGCTTTACCATAAGACTGGTAATAAATTTTCCGGCAGTAAAGCAATGAACGGTTCGCGTGGTATAGTCGGGATGGACGGGTCCTTAGATCCCGGGCTGCACTACGCCAGGATCAGTGTGAGCGATGCCTTTGGCAACAGTTCAGAGCTGACCTTTAATTTTGTATGGGGAATGCCTACGAGTGTTTTTGCGCTGGACTCGACCAAACAGACCAGCGACAGCACAAAACTTTTCTTCTTTACGGCAGCGAAGGGATATGAAAATCTCAAAATTGATTCTATCAACGTACAACAGAACAACGGTAAGTTGTGGAAGAGCGTCGCTTTCGCCCGTGTTCAAGAATTTGAAGGAAACAAATTAATAATCGATCTGACTCGCGAACAATTTGAACGGCTGGCATTCCGACTGAGTGTGTTCAGCGGTCATGGCTGTGTCATCCATGAGCCGTTATTTAGCGGATTGCTCCCCTTCGGTCAGAAGAGGGTTGTTGTCAGCCACTGGATCGAAGATGAAGGGATGGTTATCCATGCCGAATCCAACGCTTTGACCGCTCTTGAGGCGAACGCCTATCTCTATTATCAGGACAGCCTGCTCGGCCGAATACCATGCGACAGAATGTACCACATGTCTTCGTATTTTTTCTATGTCCCTCCGCGCCTTGAGTATGATCGTATCGATAAAATTCAGGTGAAGCTATCAGCGGATACAATTGCGACGCCGCCTTTTACTGTGGATAGTCTCTCTATCGTATGTCTTGGGTACAAAGAAATGCAGATGGTGAGACTTGATTCTGTCTTTACCATCACGTTTAAGAAGGATGATGTTTTTGAGCCGCGCTTTGTTTCATTCAGAAAGTCCGCAATCGTCAGCCGCGGGGTACTGAACCTCAATTCAGATCATTATGAGATTTTTCCGGAGGTTTTTGCTACACAGGCAAATTTCGCTCTCGACCTCACATTCCCGGACACGAATGCATTTACCCATCTCTCTGGCCTGTGCTGGCTCGACAAGGGAAAAGACAAATGGACTTGGCTTCCCGGAAACACCTACGATACCGGTTATCTGCATGCCAGTTCAGGCGGAGGCGGTTCCTTTACGGCTGTTTTCGACTATGACAAGCCAGCAATCCAGTGGCTGAATATTGTCCCCGGTCGTTACCTTGATAACCTGCAGCCAAAAATTGAATTTCGAATTAATGAAGAACTTTCAGGCATAGCCGACGACAGAAACATCGAAATTCTTCTCAATAAACAATGGATGATACCCGAATACGATTCCGAGAAAAAGGTTTGTTCCTTTCAGCCCCTTGAGCCGCTTCCAATCGGAGAACAGCACCTGGCTGTGGTTATAACCGACCGGGCAGGCAACAAGACCGAGGAATACATTCGTTTCAATGTCCAGGCGCCGAAACCGAACGCGTCGAAATCACGCGGCGTGAGAAAGTAATCTATGTTTATCCCTATCAGGGACAATCTACCGACTCTCCGCACTCCCTTTGTTA is drawn from Candidatus Zixiibacteriota bacterium and contains these coding sequences:
- a CDS encoding M23 family metallopeptidase, translating into MKQLLSALCLRKTGLWLSSFLYIALASGMSAEGPDPQIWPLREKVDLSSGFGDFRNGRFHAGVDLRTGGTVGKRIFSPVDGYISRVKMSYDGYGKGLYLHGNDNHIYVFGHLLGFAPEIDKPVKLEQTKHKRYYIDKEFPADSIPVTKGQLLGWTGQSGVGAPHLHFEKRTADNFPLNPLKFGFSISDVTRPTINQLGFQLTDDKSLFDDGSRKRFIKVKNSQNGKYTIDSILFMHRPFGVLIDCFDNMRVDGMKQAVYSIKLSVDETIIYESIFDTLDFDIGQSVKHEYDYVEAVSDKPTVRTLYHKTGNKFSGSKAMNGSRGIVGMDGSLDPGLHYARISVSDAFGNSSELTFNFVWGMPTSVFALDSTKQTSDSTKLFFFTAAKGYENLKIDSINVQQNNGKLWKSVAFARVQEFEGNKLIIDLTREQFERLAFRLSVFSGHGCVIHEPLFSGLLPFGQKRVVVSHWIEDEGMVIHAESNALTALEANAYLYYQDSLLGRIPCDRMYHMSSYFFYVPPRLEYDRIDKIQVKLSADTIATPPFTVDSLSIVCLGYKEMQMVRLDSVFTITFKKDDVFEPRFVSFRKSAIVSRGVLNLNSDHYEIFPEVFATQANFALDLTFPDTNAFTHLSGLCWLDKGKDKWTWLPGNTYDTGYLHASSGGGGSFTAVFDYDKPAIQWLNIVPGRYLDNLQPKIEFRINEELSGIADDRNIEILLNKQWMIPEYDSEKKVCSFQPLEPLPIGEQHLAVVITDRAGNKTEEYIRFNVQAPKPNASKSRGVRK